In one window of Gopherus evgoodei ecotype Sinaloan lineage chromosome 9, rGopEvg1_v1.p, whole genome shotgun sequence DNA:
- the LOC115658034 gene encoding vesicle-associated membrane protein 2-like, whose amino-acid sequence MSVPAPTQGAGGSTIPGAGGPPPPPNVTSNRRLQQTQAQVDEVVDIMRVNVDKVLERDQKLSELDNRADALQAGASQFETSAAKLKRKYWWKNCKMMIILGVVCAVILIVMIIYFCT is encoded by the exons GTCAGTCCCAGCTCCCACCCAAGGTGCCGGAGGTTCCACAATTCCTGGGGCAGGAgggcctcctcccccacccaatgtGACCAGTAACAGAAGATTGCAGCAGACACAAGCTCAGGTCGATGAG GTGGTGGACATCATGCGAGTAAATGTAGACAAGGTTCTAGAAAGAGACCAAAAGCTTTCAGAGCTTGACAACCGGGCAGATGCATTACAAGCTGGTGCCTCACAGTTTGAGACTAGTGCAGCCAAATTGAAGAGAAAATACTGGTGGAAAAATTGCAAG ATGATGATCATCCTTGGGGTAGTATGTGCAGTCATTCTTATTGTAATGATAA